In Polaribacter pacificus, the genomic window AATGGATTCAAAATCGACTCAAAGCCATTGGAATAACACCTAAAAATAATATTGTAGACATCACTAATTATGTATTGCATGAGCTTGGACAACCTTTGCATGCTTTTGATGCCTTAAAAATTAAAGGGAACAAAGTGTTGGTTAAAACACTTAAACCTGGAACAAAATTCACCACCTTAGATGGTGTAGAGAGAGTTTTGGATGCAGAAGATATTATGATCTGTGATGCAGAAAGCAACCCATTGTGTTTGGCAGGTGTTTTTGGTGGTGAGAACTCCGGAGTTACAGAAAATACAACATCAGTGTTTTTAGAGAGCGCATTTTTTAATCCTGTTTCTATTCGAAAATCAGCTAAAAGACATGCTCTAAACACCGATGCTTCTTTTCGATTTGAACGTGGAGTAGATATTAATATGACCAAGTATGCTTTAAAAAGAGCTGCATTGCTAATAGAAGAATATGCAGGAGGAACACTAGCATCTGATATTATGGATTTCTATCCAGAAAAAATAGAAGACTTCCAAGTGTTTTTATCTTATGATAATGCTTATCGTTTATTAGGACAAGAAATCCCAAAAGAAACAATCAAAAATATCTTGGCTTCCTTAGAGATTAGAATCAATAGTGAAACAGAAGGAGGTTTAGGACTGACAATTCCTTCATATAGAGTAGATGTTCAGCGAGAAGCAGACATTATTGAAGAAATTTTAAGAGTATATGGGTATAATAATATTGAGTTTTCTCATAAATTAAATACATCTATTTCTTTTGATACCAACAAAGAAGTTAAGATAGAAAACATTGTTGCCAATCAATTGAGTTCATTAGGATTTAATGAGACAATGGCCAATTCATTAACAAAGTCAGAATATGTGGCTTTAACAGACAATTTAAACGAGGAGAACAACGTAGAAATATTAAATCCGTTAAGCAGCGATTTAAAAGTGATGCGTCAGTCCTTACTGTTTAGTGGTCTAGAGTCAGTTGGGTATAACATCAACAGAAAGAACAGCGCATTAAAGATGTATGAGTTTGGAAAAACCTACCACAAATACAACGATACTTATCAAGAAGATAAGCATTTAACTCTTTTTGTAACTGGGAACAGAACAAAAGATAGCTGGAAAATCGTTTCTCAAAATTCAGATTTCTTTTATGTAAAAGGAATTGTATCATCAATTTTAGAACGATTAGGAATAACCAATGTAAAAACGACACCAACAAAATCTGATGTGTTTTCTGAAGGAATTTCT contains:
- the pheT gene encoding phenylalanine--tRNA ligase subunit beta; amino-acid sequence: MKISYNWLKQFLQIDWEASKAGELLTDLGLEVEGIETKESIKGSLKGIVVGEVLTCVQHPNADRLKITTVHIGQEQPLQIVCGASNVAAGQKVPVATIGTVLYVDKGDGFTIKKGKIRGEESHGMICAEDELGLGSSHDGILVLDASIEPGTLAAEVFNIEQDDVFEIGLTPNRADAMSHFGVARDLRAGLMQQDINLELISPSVSDFHVDERKLKIDVEVEDRDLAPRYSGISITDVVIKDAPEWIQNRLKAIGITPKNNIVDITNYVLHELGQPLHAFDALKIKGNKVLVKTLKPGTKFTTLDGVERVLDAEDIMICDAESNPLCLAGVFGGENSGVTENTTSVFLESAFFNPVSIRKSAKRHALNTDASFRFERGVDINMTKYALKRAALLIEEYAGGTLASDIMDFYPEKIEDFQVFLSYDNAYRLLGQEIPKETIKNILASLEIRINSETEGGLGLTIPSYRVDVQREADIIEEILRVYGYNNIEFSHKLNTSISFDTNKEVKIENIVANQLSSLGFNETMANSLTKSEYVALTDNLNEENNVEILNPLSSDLKVMRQSLLFSGLESVGYNINRKNSALKMYEFGKTYHKYNDTYQEDKHLTLFVTGNRTKDSWKIVSQNSDFFYVKGIVSSILERLGITNVKTTPTKSDVFSEGISLSLGKIKLVDFGVIKNSLLKEFGIKQEVLFADFNWDTILKLCGNKNVKVSDLPKFPAVKRDLALLLDKGKTFKEIYNLAFQSEKNLLKEVDLFDVYEGDKLPEGKKSYAVSFVLQDQNKTLEDKQIDKIMQKLQATFEKNLEAVLR